A DNA window from Calditrichota bacterium contains the following coding sequences:
- a CDS encoding T9SS type A sorting domain-containing protein: protein MSIIFCFFVFPAFLFASWGNLRDYETVIIQGNDLSLFLSNPISELFVYSYDETQDQWRQITMQIDERDGSWDYFITPNSTLDGNDEIIFLARDAGDKARDFQWISDENSKLFQRVELTISDPLQPNSQRYVYVYRSQTLQHDPNLPLYLHFIRGNDGYSDSLSASGYYIGHSKYGIIDRWRISPENGGQNIDILDRMKARVKGKVAGISLNKSEQDLKVETYKKKVGPVRMIREIKYKISTFGLKITVGTFRFMYYPFHIVGLGSNKTLTSEYNISLIRQSFDLNLNAIGMIFNNPNNIDVPVDGSPDAVDKTIYPFPETNWYMCSGDPGTFVLISEFTELANASYRLYYRDSSSGGTDDGTSDTGVDNKSYADTGILFTGSKIEGQFSLPFQTYFLPANQTRETGLQIVENYKYPLAIQSLSQTFILPVTATLSIADTSAPLQIPISVPVRISQLDNEEVNRVQMAILFDSLNLHFDSVSVANSLTSSWDSTDANLSGDTIFVRFAGNTPLDFAGGTLFWLNFLPVGAVGSIAVVSIDSAVLNNGYPFVAANNGSVSILPAPELALTLPDTTVVSGTLVSLPITVADLSSLFVRNCHLIVQYSKFALQATSVSLDNTIAQGSDLVTNFSGVRAVIDIASADPLSGSGVLAWLQFNVIGDNGAFSDLIFSEAQFNEGVPVALPGNGRVSIIGPAPMEVTFAIPDTIVSPQISLKMPVIVSDLTPLNVTSFRVNLSFDEAVVDYISLQKVGTITENWDPSVYDLGNSLAIVGGGSPALHGEGVLFYLNFQVVGRNGAQTNIAFDAVQLGGANADIFADNGSVSVQGAIPVELADFSAKILNGNVLVNWVTLSESDNYGFYLQRKDDSQAHWKEISFVPAAGSPTTANQYSYIDKHPPQGVLFYRLKQQDLDGAVQFSEEIKISISAPTTLVLRQNYPNPFNSSTVINFEIPKREGESMSLIVFNTLGQPIRTLVSNASSTPGSHQITWDGKNDSFQPVSSGVYYLRLTVGKTSLYRKLLFLR, encoded by the coding sequence TTGAGCATTATATTTTGTTTTTTTGTTTTTCCAGCATTTCTTTTTGCCAGTTGGGGAAACTTGCGGGACTACGAGACTGTGATTATTCAGGGCAATGATTTATCTCTATTTCTTTCTAACCCCATATCAGAATTGTTTGTGTACAGCTACGATGAAACGCAAGATCAGTGGCGGCAAATTACCATGCAAATCGATGAACGAGACGGCAGTTGGGATTATTTTATCACGCCTAACAGCACGCTTGACGGTAATGATGAAATTATTTTTCTGGCGCGAGACGCAGGAGACAAAGCGCGCGATTTTCAATGGATTTCAGATGAGAATTCCAAATTATTTCAGCGCGTCGAATTGACTATTTCAGATCCGTTACAACCGAATAGTCAGCGTTACGTTTATGTCTATCGCTCACAAACGCTGCAGCATGATCCCAATCTTCCTCTTTACCTTCATTTTATTCGGGGAAATGACGGATATTCAGATTCTCTCAGTGCAAGCGGTTATTACATAGGCCACAGCAAATACGGCATAATTGATCGATGGCGTATTTCTCCCGAAAATGGCGGGCAAAATATCGATATTCTCGACAGGATGAAGGCGCGTGTCAAAGGAAAAGTAGCTGGTATCAGCCTTAATAAAAGCGAACAGGATTTGAAAGTGGAAACGTATAAGAAAAAAGTAGGCCCTGTCCGCATGATTCGGGAAATCAAATACAAAATATCCACTTTCGGCTTAAAGATCACAGTCGGGACGTTCCGATTTATGTATTATCCATTCCACATTGTCGGACTTGGCTCGAATAAAACATTGACTTCTGAATATAATATCAGTTTAATCCGTCAATCGTTCGATTTGAATCTGAATGCGATTGGCATGATATTTAATAATCCCAATAATATCGACGTCCCGGTGGATGGTTCGCCGGATGCAGTTGATAAGACGATTTATCCCTTTCCTGAAACAAATTGGTACATGTGTTCCGGAGACCCCGGGACTTTTGTGTTGATAAGCGAATTTACTGAATTGGCGAATGCAAGTTATCGGCTTTACTATCGTGATAGTTCTTCCGGCGGCACGGATGATGGCACATCGGATACAGGCGTGGACAACAAGTCTTACGCTGATACCGGTATCCTTTTCACAGGCAGCAAAATCGAAGGGCAATTCAGTCTGCCTTTTCAGACCTATTTTTTGCCAGCCAATCAAACCCGGGAAACAGGGCTGCAAATTGTTGAAAATTACAAATATCCGCTGGCAATTCAATCGCTTTCACAAACTTTCATCTTGCCGGTTACAGCGACGCTTTCAATCGCCGACACAAGCGCCCCGTTGCAAATACCGATCAGCGTTCCCGTTCGTATTTCGCAATTAGATAACGAGGAAGTCAACCGCGTGCAAATGGCGATTTTGTTTGACTCGCTAAATTTGCATTTTGACAGCGTTTCCGTTGCCAACTCGCTAACGAGCTCTTGGGACAGCACAGATGCGAATCTGTCCGGAGATACAATTTTTGTCCGCTTTGCCGGAAATACTCCGCTGGATTTTGCCGGCGGGACATTGTTCTGGCTAAATTTTTTGCCTGTCGGAGCTGTAGGGTCAATTGCGGTAGTCTCTATCGATTCGGCGGTGTTGAATAACGGCTATCCGTTTGTTGCCGCCAATAATGGCTCAGTTTCTATTCTGCCGGCGCCGGAACTCGCCTTGACGCTGCCGGATACTACTGTCGTTTCGGGTACATTAGTTTCTCTGCCAATTACTGTGGCTGATCTTTCGTCGCTTTTTGTGCGAAATTGCCATCTGATCGTTCAATACAGCAAATTTGCCCTGCAAGCGACATCTGTGAGCCTTGACAATACAATTGCCCAGGGCAGTGATCTCGTGACAAATTTCAGCGGTGTGAGAGCAGTAATCGATATTGCCAGCGCTGATCCTTTGAGCGGTAGCGGCGTACTTGCGTGGCTACAATTCAATGTCATCGGCGACAATGGCGCTTTTTCAGATTTAATCTTTTCCGAGGCGCAATTTAACGAGGGTGTTCCCGTCGCGCTGCCGGGAAACGGACGCGTTTCCATCATTGGGCCGGCTCCGATGGAAGTGACCTTTGCCATTCCGGACACGATTGTTTCGCCGCAAATTTCACTCAAAATGCCAGTGATCGTGTCCGATCTCACTCCGCTCAATGTGACTTCTTTCCGGGTAAATCTTTCTTTTGACGAGGCAGTGGTTGACTATATTTCGCTGCAAAAAGTCGGCACAATCACAGAAAATTGGGACCCGTCAGTTTACGACCTGGGAAACAGCCTGGCGATTGTCGGCGGAGGTTCGCCTGCGCTGCATGGCGAAGGTGTGCTGTTTTATTTGAATTTTCAAGTTGTCGGCAGAAATGGTGCACAAACAAATATTGCCTTTGACGCCGTGCAATTGGGTGGCGCCAATGCGGATATTTTTGCCGACAATGGCTCCGTCTCCGTGCAAGGGGCGATTCCCGTCGAGTTGGCTGATTTCTCGGCAAAAATACTGAATGGAAATGTTCTTGTGAATTGGGTAACTCTTTCCGAAAGCGATAATTACGGATTTTATTTGCAAAGAAAAGATGACTCACAAGCACATTGGAAAGAAATCTCATTTGTGCCGGCGGCTGGAAGTCCGACAACGGCAAATCAATATTCTTATATTGATAAGCATCCTCCGCAGGGAGTTTTGTTTTACCGGTTGAAACAGCAGGATTTGGACGGCGCTGTGCAATTTTCTGAAGAAATAAAAATATCAATTTCCGCTCCGACGACTCTTGTGCTCAGGCAAAATTATCCCAATCCTTTTAACAGTTCAACCGTCATTAATTTTGAGATTCCAAAGCGCGAGGGCGAGTCAATGAGCTTGATTGTTTTCAATACGTTGGGTCAACCGATTCGTACTTTGGTTAGCAATGCGAGTTCGACGCCCGGCAGTCATCAGATTACCTGGGACGGAAAAAACGATTCATTCCAACCGGTGAGCAGCGGAGTTTACTATTTACGGCTCACAGTGGGGAAGACGTCTTTGTATCGCAAGCTGCTGTTCCTTCGTTGA
- a CDS encoding ABC transporter permease — protein MNSDEKSSSLLRIFFRQYARNRLAITAAIVLAFLFLAAIVGPLLTRFDPDEIHLDEIYQRPSLGHFFGTDMNGRDVFVRVLYGARISMSVGFISSGLAGIIGVLIGALAGFFGGKIDSLLMRLVDLILSIPSFFLLLMVIAMLEPNIYNVMIVIALTSWPGLARMVRAEVLSVRERDYIQAAIALGIGRWRIIWRHIIPNVMAPVFVAVTLGVASAILIESGLSFLGLGVQPPTPSWGNILAQGRSVMQFAWWMTVFPGLAIFITVLCYNLVGEGLRDALDPRLRR, from the coding sequence ATGAATAGTGACGAAAAATCTTCTTCTCTGTTACGAATTTTTTTTCGACAATATGCCCGAAATCGACTTGCTATCACCGCGGCGATCGTGCTGGCATTTCTTTTTCTGGCGGCGATTGTCGGACCTCTGCTGACTCGTTTCGACCCAGATGAAATTCATCTCGACGAAATTTACCAACGGCCATCGTTGGGGCACTTTTTTGGTACGGACATGAACGGACGCGATGTTTTCGTCCGCGTACTTTACGGCGCTCGCATTTCCATGAGTGTGGGATTCATTTCTTCCGGATTGGCGGGCATCATCGGCGTTTTGATCGGTGCGCTGGCCGGATTTTTCGGCGGTAAAATAGATAGCCTGCTCATGCGGCTGGTGGATTTGATTCTTTCAATTCCTTCTTTTTTTCTGCTGCTCATGGTCATTGCCATGCTGGAGCCCAACATTTACAACGTGATGATCGTCATCGCGCTTACGAGTTGGCCCGGGCTGGCGCGAATGGTCCGGGCAGAGGTACTTTCTGTTCGTGAGAGAGATTACATTCAGGCAGCAATAGCATTGGGAATAGGCCGCTGGCGAATTATCTGGAGACATATTATTCCCAATGTCATGGCGCCGGTATTTGTGGCGGTCACTCTTGGCGTGGCGTCGGCGATTTTGATCGAATCCGGGCTTTCATTTTTGGGCCTCGGAGTCCAACCGCCGACTCCCAGTTGGGGAAATATTCTTGCTCAAGGACGTTCTGTGATGCAGTTTGCCTGGTGGATGACAGTTTTCCCGGGACTGGCAATTTTCATTACAGTACTTTGCTACAATCTCGTCGGCGAAGGTCTGCGCGATGCACTGGACCCGAGATTGCGGAGGTGA
- a CDS encoding alpha/beta fold hydrolase, giving the protein MKKTQLVLCISLFLIIFLIAPLNAQTEETIWYGKLAVPGGELSIVFHVNKSADNKITATMDSPDQGAKGIGVSKVEMAGDSVRFEVAVAAGFYSGKFTSDSTISGKWHQSGMEFPLALKRVEKIPEVARPQEPKKPYPYNEIEVNFENKSAGIKLAGTLTEPKTNGPFPAVVLITGSGAQDRNETIFNHKPFLVIADYLTRRGIAVLRYDDRGVGGSGGKLSQSTSEDLAGDVLAAIDFLKSRKEIDTQKIGLIGHSEGGIIAPMVAAKSKDVAFIVLLAGTGVSGEEILVIQAAAMLKAAGISDELIEKNRVRQKKLFSIIKANPDDSLALAKMKEFMQKSLAEFTDQEKALIGLSEKKLDMQLKPLLSRWFRFFLTYDPKQALRKVTCPVLALNGEKDLQVPPDANLPEIEKALQKAGNTDVTIKKLPGLNHLFQPAQTGLVQEYGKIETTFSPEVLKIIGDWIGKRVGE; this is encoded by the coding sequence ATGAAGAAAACTCAATTAGTTTTGTGCATTTCTTTGTTTCTGATAATTTTTCTCATCGCTCCCTTGAACGCCCAAACAGAGGAGACAATCTGGTACGGCAAACTCGCAGTTCCGGGCGGCGAACTCTCTATCGTTTTTCACGTAAACAAATCCGCTGACAATAAAATCACCGCCACAATGGATAGCCCGGATCAGGGCGCCAAGGGGATTGGCGTGAGCAAAGTGGAAATGGCCGGAGACTCGGTTCGTTTTGAAGTCGCTGTAGCCGCCGGATTTTATTCGGGAAAATTTACTTCTGATTCCACGATCAGCGGAAAATGGCACCAGTCAGGCATGGAATTCCCGTTAGCTCTCAAAAGAGTGGAAAAAATTCCTGAAGTCGCCAGGCCTCAGGAGCCGAAGAAACCTTATCCTTACAACGAAATTGAAGTAAATTTTGAAAACAAAAGCGCGGGAATAAAATTAGCTGGCACCCTTACTGAGCCCAAAACCAACGGCCCTTTTCCGGCCGTCGTTTTAATTACCGGTTCCGGCGCGCAGGACAGAAACGAGACGATTTTTAACCACAAGCCTTTTCTGGTCATTGCCGATTATCTGACGCGCCGGGGCATTGCTGTGTTGCGTTATGATGACCGCGGTGTGGGTGGTTCCGGCGGAAAATTGTCCCAATCTACCAGCGAAGATTTAGCCGGAGACGTGCTGGCGGCGATTGATTTTTTGAAATCGAGAAAGGAAATTGACACCCAAAAAATTGGGCTCATCGGCCACAGCGAAGGGGGCATCATCGCGCCCATGGTTGCCGCAAAATCAAAAGATGTCGCCTTCATCGTGCTGCTGGCCGGAACGGGCGTTAGCGGCGAGGAAATTCTGGTTATTCAGGCTGCTGCGATGCTGAAAGCTGCCGGGATTTCTGACGAACTGATTGAGAAAAATCGCGTTCGTCAGAAAAAGTTGTTCTCCATCATAAAAGCCAATCCCGACGATTCGCTGGCGCTGGCGAAGATGAAAGAATTCATGCAAAAAAGTCTGGCGGAATTCACGGATCAGGAAAAAGCGCTGATTGGTTTGTCGGAAAAAAAATTGGACATGCAATTAAAGCCACTTTTGAGCCGTTGGTTCAGATTTTTTCTGACTTACGATCCCAAACAAGCGCTGCGGAAAGTCACCTGTCCCGTGCTGGCGCTCAATGGCGAAAAAGATTTGCAGGTCCCGCCTGATGCCAATTTGCCGGAAATTGAAAAGGCACTTCAGAAAGCTGGGAATACCGATGTAACAATTAAAAAATTACCAGGATTGAACCATTTATTCCAGCCGGCACAGACGGGGCTGGTGCAAGAATACGGAAAAATTGAAACTACGTTTTCGCCGGAAGTGCTGAAAATTATTGGGGATTGGATTGGGAAGCGGGTGGGGGAGTAG
- a CDS encoding ABC transporter permease, whose product MRNFIIRRFLVLIPLYFGITIITFLIIHLAPGKPSDLEAQIKPGMAMARARLEKIYGLDKPLHVQYWLWFKKMIVFDFGNSFKDHQPVLEKIRETLPNTILLNLASLLLIYLIAVPIGILSAVKQYSPFDKISTIFVFIGMAIPSFWLALLLILVFSVKLAWLPISGMHSLYFQFQNLSFWAKTMDIFRHALLPVIVLSLSGLAWLSRYTRSSVLEIIRQDYITTARAKGLSERKVIFKHALRNALLPIVTILGLSLPGLISGSVIVETIFAWPGMGRLAYQAVLARDYPVIMGASVFSVFLLLFGNLVADLLYAVVDPRIKYE is encoded by the coding sequence ATGCGAAATTTTATCATTCGGCGTTTTTTAGTGCTGATTCCGCTTTACTTTGGAATTACGATCATCACTTTTCTCATCATCCATCTGGCGCCCGGAAAACCGTCTGATCTGGAAGCGCAAATCAAGCCGGGCATGGCGATGGCGCGAGCGCGGCTGGAAAAAATTTACGGATTGGATAAGCCGCTGCACGTGCAATACTGGCTTTGGTTCAAAAAAATGATTGTTTTTGATTTTGGCAATTCTTTCAAAGACCACCAACCGGTGCTGGAAAAAATCCGTGAAACGCTGCCCAATACCATTTTGCTGAATCTGGCGTCGCTTCTTTTGATTTATTTAATTGCCGTCCCCATTGGCATTCTCTCTGCCGTGAAACAGTACTCGCCGTTTGACAAAATTTCCACAATTTTCGTCTTCATTGGCATGGCAATTCCCAGTTTCTGGCTGGCGCTGTTGCTCATCCTCGTTTTTTCCGTGAAATTAGCCTGGCTGCCAATTTCCGGAATGCACTCTTTGTATTTTCAATTTCAAAATTTATCTTTTTGGGCAAAAACAATGGATATTTTTCGCCACGCGTTATTGCCGGTCATTGTGCTGTCGCTTTCGGGATTGGCATGGCTTTCCCGATACACCCGCTCGAGCGTGCTGGAAATTATTCGCCAGGATTACATCACCACTGCCCGCGCCAAAGGATTGAGCGAGCGGAAGGTCATTTTCAAACACGCGCTGCGGAATGCGTTGCTGCCCATTGTGACAATTCTGGGATTAAGTCTGCCCGGGCTGATTAGCGGCAGCGTCATCGTGGAAACTATTTTTGCCTGGCCCGGCATGGGACGGTTAGCCTACCAGGCGGTGCTTGCGCGGGACTATCCGGTGATCATGGGCGCTTCCGTATTTTCAGTTTTTCTGTTGCTATTTGGCAATTTGGTTGCTGATTTGCTGTATGCCGTCGTCGATCCGAGGATTAAATATGAATAG